Proteins encoded by one window of Rhea pennata isolate bPtePen1 chromosome 11, bPtePen1.pri, whole genome shotgun sequence:
- the LOC134145235 gene encoding uncharacterized protein LOC134145235 isoform X2: MVTYISEGMTVTSADEEKLQLLNKNTELRRLNKELVKLNQEWDRIYHSTARGLQQKVRALQQEMLSLRQLTERLAAKLDREQSKSEYYEQTLIQELKKNQQLQEHVRQLEGNRHRGQDGRHALAVSWGSPAPRDPPGRCEPQRGPRLAADPPSLLLLLLHRLRPPQSPERAAAPRPPPQGGCGQRAPSSGQPDKEVTDLKEQLEALKCQTEIYEADYRTEHRDRERVEAENEKLRKKEEEMRLQMVLLQEQLKIFEDDFRKERSDKQLLQRLLKSKSTSREPVLVHRCNGHDKPGPPASSAPSCGRHCEKPSHKQGEHAGRSEAHIPAFGGDY, from the exons ATGGTCACTTACATCTCCGAGGGCATGACGGTGACCTCAGCCGACgaggagaagctgcagctgctgaacaAGAACACGGAGCTGCGGCGCCTCAACAAGGAG CTCGTGAAGCTCAACCAGGAGTGGGACCGGATCTACCACAGCACCGCGCGGGGGCTGCAGCAGAAGGTGCGGGCGCTGCAGCAGGAGATGCTGAGCCTCAGGCAGCTCACGGAGCGGCTCGCCGCGAAGCTGGACCGCGAGCAG AGCAAGAGCGAGTACTACGAGCAGACCCTGATCCAGGAGCTGAAGAAGaaccagcagctgcaggagcacgTGCGGCAGCTGGAAGGCAACCGGCACCGCGGCCAGGACGGGCGGCACGCACTGGCGGTGAGTTGGGGGTCCCCGGCCCCCCGTGACCCGCCGGGGCGGTGCGAGCCGCAGCGGGGCCCCAGGCTCGCGGCCgaccctccctccctcctcctcctcctcctccaccgGCTTCGCCCTCCGCAGAGCCCCGAGCgcgcggctgccccgcgcccgccgccgcaggggggctgcgggcagcgCGCCCCAAGCAGCGGGCAGCCCGACAAGGAGGTGACCGACctgaaggagcagctggaggCCCTGAAGTGCCAG ACGGAAATTTATGAGGCCGATTACAGGACGGAGCACCGGGACCGCGAGCGCGTCGAGGCCGAAAACGAGAAGCTGcggaagaaggaagaggagatgaGGCTGCAGatggtgctgctgcaggagcag CTCAAGATCTTTGAGGACgatttcaggaaagaaaggtcAGATAAGCAGCTGCTCCAGCGCCTCCTGAAGAGCAAGTCTACCTCCAGGGAGCCCGTCCTGGTCCATCGCTGCAACGGCCACGACAAGCCAGGCCCGCCTGCCTCTTCCGCCCCGAGCTGCGGCCGGCACTGCGAGAAGCCCAGCCACAAGCAAGGCGAGCACGCCGGACGCTCGGAGGCCCACATCCCCGCTTTCGGCGGAGACTACTAG
- the LOC134145235 gene encoding uncharacterized protein LOC134145235 isoform X1 translates to MPPPDLCFQRPPPDTPSLPRADSEEMVTYISEGMTVTSADEEKLQLLNKNTELRRLNKELVKLNQEWDRIYHSTARGLQQKVRALQQEMLSLRQLTERLAAKLDREQSKSEYYEQTLIQELKKNQQLQEHVRQLEGNRHRGQDGRHALAVSWGSPAPRDPPGRCEPQRGPRLAADPPSLLLLLLHRLRPPQSPERAAAPRPPPQGGCGQRAPSSGQPDKEVTDLKEQLEALKCQTEIYEADYRTEHRDRERVEAENEKLRKKEEEMRLQMVLLQEQLKIFEDDFRKERSDKQLLQRLLKSKSTSREPVLVHRCNGHDKPGPPASSAPSCGRHCEKPSHKQGEHAGRSEAHIPAFGGDY, encoded by the exons ATGCCCCCACCAGATctctgtttccagaggccacCGCCAGACACGCCGTCTCTGCCCAG GGCCGACTCCGAGGAGATGGTCACTTACATCTCCGAGGGCATGACGGTGACCTCAGCCGACgaggagaagctgcagctgctgaacaAGAACACGGAGCTGCGGCGCCTCAACAAGGAG CTCGTGAAGCTCAACCAGGAGTGGGACCGGATCTACCACAGCACCGCGCGGGGGCTGCAGCAGAAGGTGCGGGCGCTGCAGCAGGAGATGCTGAGCCTCAGGCAGCTCACGGAGCGGCTCGCCGCGAAGCTGGACCGCGAGCAG AGCAAGAGCGAGTACTACGAGCAGACCCTGATCCAGGAGCTGAAGAAGaaccagcagctgcaggagcacgTGCGGCAGCTGGAAGGCAACCGGCACCGCGGCCAGGACGGGCGGCACGCACTGGCGGTGAGTTGGGGGTCCCCGGCCCCCCGTGACCCGCCGGGGCGGTGCGAGCCGCAGCGGGGCCCCAGGCTCGCGGCCgaccctccctccctcctcctcctcctcctccaccgGCTTCGCCCTCCGCAGAGCCCCGAGCgcgcggctgccccgcgcccgccgccgcaggggggctgcgggcagcgCGCCCCAAGCAGCGGGCAGCCCGACAAGGAGGTGACCGACctgaaggagcagctggaggCCCTGAAGTGCCAG ACGGAAATTTATGAGGCCGATTACAGGACGGAGCACCGGGACCGCGAGCGCGTCGAGGCCGAAAACGAGAAGCTGcggaagaaggaagaggagatgaGGCTGCAGatggtgctgctgcaggagcag CTCAAGATCTTTGAGGACgatttcaggaaagaaaggtcAGATAAGCAGCTGCTCCAGCGCCTCCTGAAGAGCAAGTCTACCTCCAGGGAGCCCGTCCTGGTCCATCGCTGCAACGGCCACGACAAGCCAGGCCCGCCTGCCTCTTCCGCCCCGAGCTGCGGCCGGCACTGCGAGAAGCCCAGCCACAAGCAAGGCGAGCACGCCGGACGCTCGGAGGCCCACATCCCCGCTTTCGGCGGAGACTACTAG